GCCCGCGGTTATTTTTCGCACCGAACACCAGAGGGCAAAAGCCCGTTTGATCGGATGCGTGACGGTGGCGTAAAGTTTAATACCGCTGGGGAAAATCTAGCTTTGGCGCCCACCACTCAGCTGGCGCATGAAGGCTTAATGAACTCGCCCGGACATCGGGCTAATATTTTGTCCCCAAACTACAAAAAAGTTGGCATTGGAGTGGTCGATGGCGGCCGGCGCGGCCTGATGGTGACTCAAAACTTTACCGACTGACATTATCGACATTTGAGTCAAAAACTGGCATAATAAAGCACTATGAAGCGAGTATTTGTGGGTATGAGCGGGGGAGTCGATAGCTCCGTTACCGCTGCCCTACTAAAGCAGCAAGGCTATGATGTGACCGGTGTCTATATGAAGAATTGGACACAGGATCTACCTGGCGTAAAGTGCCCCTGGAAGGACGATCTGCGTGATGCCCGGGCGGTGGCGGCACGACTACAGATTCCATTTAAGGTGTACGACTTTGAGGATCAGTACCGCGATCGAGTGGTCGATTACATGGTTGATGAGTACAAGGCCGGCCGCACTCCTAACCCCGATATTATGTGCAACCAGGAAATTAAGTTTAAGCTGTTTTTTGAAACCGCTATGGCTGACGGCGCCGATATGATCGCTACCGGTCACTATGCGCGGGTTAAGGATGGTCAGTTGCTACAGGCGGTTGATGCAAACAAGGACCAGACCTACTTCTTGTATCGAGTCACCAAGGAGGCGTTGAGTAAGACGCTACTGCCAATCGGTGAGTACACCAAGCCGCAGGTTCGCAAGCTGGCAGCTGAGTTTGGCCTGCCAACCGCTACCAAGAAGGACTCCCAGGGCATCTGTTTTGTGGGACCAGTTGGTATGAAGGCTTTTTTGCAACAGTATGTTGATTCAACCCCCGGCCCAATCATGATGAAGGACGGGCAAGAGATCGGTCAGCACCAAGGCGCGATTTTTTATACGGTCGGTCAGCGCCAAGGTCTGGGCGTGGGCGGAGGCAAGCCGTTTTATGTGACCGGTAAGAATATGGATTCAAATACGGTTTACGTTACCGATGACCCGGAGGATCTAGAATTGAGTTCGGGGGCGGTGCAGCTTGAGGATGTGCACTGGATTAGTGAACCTCCAATTGCCGATAAAACTATTCAAATTCGAGTACGTCATCGGGGTGAGCTGGTTGATGCTCAGCTGGATGATCGCAACGTGCTCCATTTTACCAAGCCAATAAAGGCGCTCGCCGTCGGCCAGTCGGTGGTTATATATGACGGGGAGAAGGTGCTCGGCGGTGGCGTGATGGCTGCTACGAAGTTGGTTGGAGTAGCTCAATAGCAACCCCGCTGGCATCATCGTGTAGCTTGTATCGTGGGTATTGGGTGAGTTCAGGATCAGAATTTTCTAGCTCACGTACCTTGTCGTAAATTTCACTTAAACCTCCCCTGGCGTAAAGCTGGACGAGCTCATGCCAATCTTCGGCAGTTTCTGGATTCTCCTTTGGCAAATATATGCCGTCGGTGAGCATTAGAATGGCGGCAATTTTATTAAGTGAGATGGTGGTTGTTTTAATCATTTCGCCGAGCCTTGAATCACCGTTGAGCAAGCTGTAGGCTGAATTGGCGCTAGCTCTCAGCTTAATCATATCGCTGGCTACCTTTTCTCGAATATCTTTTACGCCCTGGTCGGCCAGCTTGCGCCATGTGCGCATAATTTCTTTATCATGGTCGTGGTAGCCAAGTGGGGTATCAACGCTACCATCGGTGTTTATACATATGATAATACTGTCACCGATCTGGAGTAGTTCAGCTTGGTTGCCTTTATTGATCCGCACGACCGCGGCGGTGCAGCCAAACCTATAGGCATTGTTTGTGACATCTAGGCCGGCTTCGATATGAGCCTGCTCTATGGCCTCATTCGTTTTCAGAGCAAGGTCTTTTAGATCATATGCAGTGGAAGAAAAAACTGTGCCCGCAAGGGTGGAGGCGATGTGTCCACCAGTCTTTTTGTCGGGCGAAAGGTAGCCGCTGAGCGAAGATACTCCATCAAAAACGCCGTATGTCTGCGCCTCATCGTTTATTAAGACGCGATCTTCGTTGAGGGCGCCAATGCCCTTGTGGCTGATTGAGGTTACGTGCATGCCTCAATCATAGCAGCTAAAATTCCGCACTTGGCTGAACTAGCTTAAGTTTTTCAGCAAGGCCATCTAGCTGGCCGTAAAAAGCCTCCAGCGTTTCATTATTTGCAATAACTTCATCGGCCATGTTCTTAATGGGGCTGAGGTCCTCTTCGTCGCTATGGGTTTGGCTTTCTCTTCCATCTACTAAGCGCAAACTCTCTTTATTGGTTGCGTCGCCTGCCCGCCCCCGCTTTATTACTCGATCGTGTCGGATCTCGGAGTTGGCATCAATGTATAGGATGAATGCTCCACGATTACTGAGTACGGTTGCTTCTGACGGTGCTCGATCCCGAGATTCTTAACAGCTTCTTTGGTAGGCTCGTGACCCGATTCACGAAGTATGGCTCGGAGGGTATCTCCGCCTGATGCGTGCTTAATATTAAACTTTTGCCACTAGATATTCGGCTGCAATATATTTGCCGGCGCCAATTGGTCCAGATACTCCACTAATCATGTTTTTGAGTGTAGCAGAATGGTATAATAAAGCTATCGCGGGTGACCCCTTATATTGAATTTTTTTACGTGAGAATGTATATTTATTGCATCGGGTGGTAATTCTGAGATCAAAAACAGCGGCAACTGCCGCTGTTTTTATATGTCTGGTGGACCTGACGAGTTTCGAACTCGCCGATCTTGGGTGGTAATCCGAGATCCGGCACCAAGCCGCAGGCCCAAATACCATCCACAGCCAGACAAAATCAGTCTGACATACTGACATTAACGAATTCTGGTCTCAGCAAACCTCTTCGAGAATAAACCTGGTTCATGTACAATAATCCCTATGACAACCAACGAACTCCGCTCTAAATTCCTAGAATTCATGAAAACCAAAGATCACGCTGTGGTGCCATCGGCCCCGGTGTTTTTGGAGGACGATAAAAGTACACTCTTTACTACCGCTGGCATGCAGCCAATGGTGCCGTACCTGCTGGGCAAGGAGCACCCGCAGGGCAAGCGGATTGCCGACGCTCAAAAATGTATTCGCACCGACGACATTGAGGAGGTGGGCGATAACACTCACCTAACCATGTTTGAGATGCTCGGCAACTGGAGCCTGGGCGACTACTTTAAGGATGAGTCAATTGTGTGGAGTTGGGAGTTTTTGACCGATAAAAAGTGGCTTGGCCTGGATCCGCAAAAGATCTACGTAACGGTCTACGAAGGGGATAGCCAGGTCCCGCGTGACGACGAGGCGGTAGCGATTTGGGAGAAGCTGTATAAAGAGACTGGAATTGATCCAGAGGGGCGCATTCAGGCTCGTGGCGCCGAGGACAACTGGTGGGCGTTGGGACCGATTGGTCCGTGCGGTCCTGACACCGAAATCTTTTATTACGTGGGCGACGAGGACGATCCAAAGTTTGAAGATACCGACGACTTTGTAGAG
This window of the Patescibacteria group bacterium genome carries:
- the mnmA gene encoding tRNA 2-thiouridine(34) synthase MnmA, coding for MKRVFVGMSGGVDSSVTAALLKQQGYDVTGVYMKNWTQDLPGVKCPWKDDLRDARAVAARLQIPFKVYDFEDQYRDRVVDYMVDEYKAGRTPNPDIMCNQEIKFKLFFETAMADGADMIATGHYARVKDGQLLQAVDANKDQTYFLYRVTKEALSKTLLPIGEYTKPQVRKLAAEFGLPTATKKDSQGICFVGPVGMKAFLQQYVDSTPGPIMMKDGQEIGQHQGAIFYTVGQRQGLGVGGGKPFYVTGKNMDSNTVYVTDDPEDLELSSGAVQLEDVHWISEPPIADKTIQIRVRHRGELVDAQLDDRNVLHFTKPIKALAVGQSVVIYDGEKVLGGGVMAATKLVGVAQ